One Vanrija pseudolonga chromosome 5, complete sequence genomic window, GCACTGAGAAGGAAGCAACGACGGACAGACGGACATACACGACAGCCAGCTTGACTTGACTTGATGCAGCGATGAGTGATGGCGACAAGGGCTAACATGGTCTCTAACAGAGCAGCGCAGACTGATCTCCTTCCAGTGTCCTCGCCTTGCGTCTGTGTCACGTCATACCACGGCGAAGCGCTGCCGCcccggcgcagcgggcgggTCATGCTCGTCTGGCTCGTGGCCGTGGGCTGCGTTAtgctcagcagcagcagccgcctcggccacggcTTCCGCCCGGCGCTGCTCCCTCCAGCGCGCCCACAGCCCGctgcgtcgcggcgtcggcggcgggtcgaACGGTGACGTGCTCGCGCATGCTGGGTTGAGGATGTTGCGCAGCCAGGCGGGGGGCATGGTTTGGTGGCGAGAAGGCGGGGCAAGGGAGTATATGTGCATGGCTACAGGGGTGGGGGGTACATCGTTGGGGCTGGGCaggggcggcgcgtgcggtgctgctgcttcgtGCGTGGTACGACTAGGCAAGCGCGAGCGGCCTGTCCCGAGCTCATGGTAACGTCGGGGTgtctggcgccgaggcggcgccagtCGCCTTGGCCTGATGCTCTGACCACTTCCTGCCGAACCGCTTCGCGCGCAGAAAGTCGCggtgctgcgcggcgcgttggcgccgcggcaTGGGGGGAAGCTCCTCCCCGTCTGGGCCGGTTTGCGGGTACGTTGGCGGCCGGGTGCACGGGAGGTAGGCGAGGAAGATGTGCCAGAGGGAcgtcatggcggcggcggcggcgtgtcggcggctgccggggggggggggggggtgtcGGTGCTGCTGTCGAGAGAGGAGGCGGTGaggtgggaggagggggatACGAGGCAGGATagtcgacgggcgcgggcgtgatatacgcgccggcgcgagggctCGAGCTGCGTTAAACTGCGCTGAGTGAAGCACACATGCCGGGGCGAGAGCTTCTCGCTCCACGCTGTGCGCGATGCGCGTGGCGTCGGGCGTAGCATCTCGCGACATGGATGTCGTGGGGTGCGACGCAAAATCGCGCACAGCGACCATCGATCGTGATCAGTCGTGGCGATCGCGACTGTGCGAGCGAGGCGTCCACGACAGCGTGGCGTGAGGGAGCGAGCCAGTAACTGTCGAGGCTGAGCCGGAGAGAGTAGAGGGTGTGCAGGCCGTCGTTGTGGAGTgatctgcgccgcgccgcgccgtacCGCACCTCTCAATCCCGACGCCGGCGAAAGAGGAAGCGCAGGCGGaatcggcggcgcggaggacgCGGCACAGGCGCCGGATGCGCCGTGGCGGCTGAAGGTGGTCAGCTTACACGTCGACGACCCtccacgacggcgccacgcaccccgccaccacgccccaAATACCGTCGGGTGGGGGTCGTACCCGCCCGTAAAGTGCGGTGTGTTGAACGGGTCTGCGGACGCACACGAGTCGACAAAGGGCAGGCCGGTGGGCGTTGGCATTGCGTTGATGGGGGATGTCGtctgcgctgcgcggcgggcttAAGACAGCTCGTGCATGTCATTCCGGCTATGGTTGTTGTCCATCGGGCGTCGGTTCGGGGTACTCTTGTGCTGCGGTGCGTCGGGCTAGACACCCTTCTGGTGGGGAAGAAGCATTGTCGAGTGGCGCGTGCGGATCGATCGAGCCTTTGCGCGCAGGACCACTGGGGCAGGTCGTCATGTCCGACCGACTCTGACCTGCCTCCCATCGGCGCCCGCTGCCGTCAGAAATAAAGATCATGTCGAGTAGCATGAGTTCAAGTTGAAGGTTGGGGTTGCGGTTGATGTCAGCGTGGATTTGCAGTTTGACAGAGTGGCcgtcggccggccggggTGGGACCGTGTTGCGCTCGGGGGCAGCCGGACCTGTGCCCTAGCCCAAAGTTCTCTGCTCATTGTGGATCTCTGCGTGACGAGAATAAACTGCGCGTATCTTCGTCTTCTCAAGTTGACCCTTGTGGTTGGGGTGACAGTTTAGGTGAGTcaggtcgtcgttggcgttggcgacaAGTCGAAGTGTCGTCAGCCTGCGGTCGGCGGGTCCACCCTCGTCaccggcgctcgccgcctggTCGATCACTCTGATTGCCGAGAAAATCCTCATGGCGTTAATCTcggtgcgcctcgcgcctctTGTTGTCGGATGCATCAGACAGTGGCCGGCGGAGAGGAGGGCAAAGCCAGCAGACTCGCCCCGGCGACCTCTTGATTGATGGCGGTGGCGCaagccgtcgacggcgccacaAACCGCCAACAACCACTCGCAACGATGCAAAATATACATACCTGATGATGATACCCAAAGCATGCTGCTCTCATTGTCCTTGTCCATAGCTCGTctcgcccccacccccgccataGCTTTGCTCtcttcctccctccctcgacCCAGTGTCCGTTACTGGCCCGGCATCGTCGAGCATCTCGACATCGTCTCCCCTGCTCCTGCGGAACGCGTCCTCGATTACCTGGAGCCGCTCGTTCATctccgtcggcgaggtcgtgctcgctggggggatgccgaggccgaacACGCGCCCGCTCGCGGGCGGGAACGTTCGCGACATCTCCCCCTCGGTCTGAAGACTCagccgcgggcggcgggccgaggtcggcggaTACGGGAAATACCCCTCCCCTCTGTGCTCTGCTGCGGTCGACCGAGGCCGCTTGGTGGGGTGCGGTGCCTGTGGCGGGAACGTCCAGTGGCTCGGCATGATGTCTgtttgtcggcgccgcggctgcgTGTGCGGTCTCGACGGCGGGCCCATGGTCGCGTGCGGCGGctggtggtagtggtggtggtggctctcGACTGGGGCGCTTGACGAGCGGCTGTACGGCTCTGGCAGCGCTGCATGCGTCGGGGACGGCGTGACCTCTTCATCTGGGAAGAGGGGGGACGCCGGTAGGGAGTGTTCCTGCCGCACGGCTGCGaagagcggcgcgaggttgGCCGACATCTGGGCGTGAGTCGAGAAGAAAAAAAAGTCGTTTGTACCACTTACTTCGGGAGAGTAGAGCACTTGCCGCTCAAGCACAGCCAGCCGGTCCGAGATGACGCCCGGATCGGTGGATATTGTGAAGAGCTCGTCTACGTGAGCACGAATCACCGAGATGATGTATCTGACGGTTAGAGGGTGCAGTGGCCAGACGCacttgtcgtcgttgcctTGTAacgcgtgcagcgcgccaaCAATTTCTTCTAGGTCGTGGTGGACGTGGGGTGACTGCGTGGGTGTGAGCGTCTGCTGCTGTGCAGGCAGTGGGTACAAGCGGCACAGCAAGCTCGCTTTCTTggtcgctcgctggctcgctcggtcactcgcccactcaccccggCGCTctgcgtgctcgcgctcgtgccgccgccactgaccgcgagctgctgctgttcgTCCGTGTCGTGTGCTGAGCGGGCCGAAcgggccgagctcgtgctgGGAATGCTGGCGCTCGCCCGGCTGGTCCCAGGAGCGTAGGGCCATGCtcctccgccggcggccatGTCAAGATGAGGGGGTGTGTGGACATGCGATTCGGTAATGAgtgacagcgacgaggcggcgccgtcttCCAGCTCCATCGACCACTCGAGGGGTgcggttgttgttgtcacTGCCGACAGGGGGAGGACGATGCAGAGGCAGTCGACGGGCTTGTCCCCACAGTAGCAGACCGCTGCTTCTGCTGCCAAATCGATGCTGTCGTGTCTTCGTTTGGTGcaatgtcgccgccgccgttgagttggcgctgctgctggtgctgctggcagGGGCGAATTGGAGAGTGTTTCCGAACAATGGCCGTCCATGGCCGCTCTCCGCTCAGGACAAGTATCGACGGCGAGCTATCTAGTCTACGACCCCGGGTCCaagcgacgacaacgacgggGACAGGCGCCCGCAAGCCTTGCGCAAGCCATTCCAACGAGGCGAGGCGAATGCAGTGAGAAAAAAAAAGGCAGAAGCATACATGTACGCGTGtgtgccgccgcgtcgggccaGGCGAGGCAGCGAGCCAGAGGGGCATCGGATCAACAACAACCTACAACCGTGTACAGCCGGGCGTGCGCGACATTCATTACGTGCGACGCTCGTTGACGGGCACACGGGCGGGTTTCGCCCGACCCGCAAGcccggcgaggcgagcgatGCAGCGGGACGGCCGAGAGGCAGAGCCATGTTTgttcggcggcgccgcggtccCCAGCGTCGCCCCCCGTCGGGGGTTGTTGGGTTGGCcgtgctctgctctgctccacccctccacccTTCCACCCCGCTTGCCCTCCTGTCCCCCTACCCACCTACCTAGCTTACATTAGGCTATACCCAGCTGAGTCTGCAACGGAATGCATGCGTGCGTCAGAGGGTGTGACTGTGAGTGAGGCGGGGCGCCAAGTGGCACGTGAAAGGGGAAGAAGTGGGTCGGATGGTCGATCACGCCGTCTTggcatcatcgccgccgtcgggAAGTTGAGCCGCTCTAAGGCCGCTGTGCTGATCCCCCTGTACGTCGAGAGCTGTCAGTTCGGACGCAGACCTGACCGGAATGCAGACGACAATCTCGAGAGGCGTAAGAGGCGTACGAGGCGCACAGAGTCATGTACGAGGCGTCTTGCTACTCACCCCCTGGCAGATGCAATCGCACTATTGACGCTAGCTCATGCATACTACTCGGATGCAAAGATCACTTTTGGGCCACTAGCTGCTAATCGTCGTAAGCCAGCGCACCATGGCACCACCCTTGACATCATACACGGCCATTTGGACACCGCTTCGACGGGCATTCAGCGCCGTGTCAGCTTGACTGGGCGAGTCACGCGACGTGGTGCGGCCTCTCGCTCTGGTGCAGTTCTTGCACACAAAGTCGCCGCGGCTACGCGTCATCCACAGGCGACATGGGACATGCTTTGCCTCATAGTGGGTCGGGGAGGGGCATGTGATGTATGCGATTCCGTGGATCTGGGTTACTGGTCGCTATGCGTTATCTGCCGTGCATGTTCCAAGCGAGACACTACAGCGCACCACCGGGATGCGGTATCTTGGGAACAACATGTCCTCCACGAGCAAGTACGTCAGTCGAAGCTGGCTGGCTCCAACGTCGATGACCTTCCACAATGGCTAGTATTTGTAACATTCACTATGCTTTACAACGTGCTCGCACATGGAAGTTCTAATCCATGTGCTTGCTCCGACACTGCACCACTCGACCTCACGCTCACGCAAGAGCCCTCgcaccgaggtcggcacGGCGGCTCTTGCTCGCGGGGTCAAAGTAGGGGCGCTCGCCAATCGACACGGAGCGGGTGCCCTCGCGcgtgacgccgtcgacgtcctgcgtggcggcgtggaACGACGAGCGGTTGTCCCAGATGGCGAGCGAGTTCTCCTCCCAGCGGAAGCGGACCTGGATGTCGTGGTTGGCCGCGACGTGGTCAAACAGGAACTCGAGGAtggcgtccgactcggacggcgAGAGCTCGACGATGCGCTTTGTGAAGCCGCGGTTGACGAACAGCCCCTTCCATCCCGTGACGGGGTTGGTGCGCACCACGGGGTGGATAGTCTCGAGGTCCTGCCCGATGTTCTGCGGCGAgccgcggtgctcgcgcacctcgaccttgagcttggacgcgaggtcgaggaacACCTGCCCCTTGTGCACGGCAGTCAGGCCCTCGAGGTACTTCTGCGTCGGGGCAGACAGGCGGTCGTACGCCTCGTAGGCTGACGCCCAgagcgtgtcgccgccgacctgggGGAGGGTGCGGATAACGAGCGACGCGTAGTCGGACGGCACGTTCTCGAAGGTGATGTCCGAGTGCTGCGCTACGTCAGCCAGTGCCCAACCACGACACTACACGCAAGTCTACTCACCCACTGCTGCGCCCCACGCACGCGCTTGAGGGGcgtcttctcgtcgagcttgaactTGCCGTCAAACACAAACTGGTTGGAGATGACCGAgatctcgtcgccgtgctgcgATCCAGGCAGGGTAAGGGGGTGGATGTGGAGGGTCGAGTCGGCGGGCTTGCCGCCAAActtgccgagcttgtcgacgaggaccttttgctcgtcgggcgtgatctcggcctcgcggaagaagacgacgccgcgctccgacacgaggcggccgagcgccttgagcttggcgtcgtcggcgagcacctcCTTGATGGTGAGGGCTGGGCGGGTGTCGCCCTtggtcggcgcgacgcggaaCTCGGTGCCGGTAGCGGGCGTGTTGTTGAACTGGCCGTACACGCTcaggtcggcggcctcgacgccgaggttgagcgcgccgacgccggccttgaTGACGTCGACGGGGGTGGCCGTGGGGGTGGTAGCGACAGCAACAGGGGCCATGGTGATAGTGAGTTGgtcagtggtggtggtggtgatgggggGCCAGCTGACACGGCGGCACGATGCTGCTGTTTATAGAGACGGCTGCTCATGTGGAGGCCATGGTCAGGCCAAGCTGCAAGACGTGACCACCAAGGCCTTGGGTTTGCCAACGACGTTGTGCGTGGCCTGGACTAGTCACGCCAGCGGTTGAGTGAGATCCTGCTGCTTCAGCTGGCTGCGCACCCGTAGCCGTCCCGAGGTGTCTGACACGGCGGGGGACCGCATGCGCGGCCATGTCCGATCCTGG contains:
- the SPBC460.04c_8 gene encoding Putative alpha-ketoglutarate-dependent sulfonate dioxygenase — translated: MAPVAVATTPTATPVDVIKAGVGALNLGVEAADLSVYGQFNNTPATGTEFRVAPTKGDTRPALTIKEVLADDAKLKALGRLVSERGVVFFREAEITPDEQKVLVDKLGKFGGKPADSTLHIHPLTLPGSQHGDEISVISNQFVFDGKFKLDEKTPLKRVRGAQQWHSDITFENVPSDYASLVIRTLPQVGGDTLWASAYEAYDRLSAPTQKYLEGLTAVHKGQVFLDLASKLKVEVREHRGSPQNIGQDLETIHPVVRTNPVTGWKGLFVNRGFTKRIVELSPSESDAILEFLFDHVAANHDIQVRFRWEENSLAIWDNRSSFHAATQDVDGVTREGTRSVSIGERPYFDPASKSRRADLGARALA